In a single window of the Leisingera daeponensis DSM 23529 genome:
- a CDS encoding N-formylglutamate amidohydrolase: MTYTPFFVHGADRPARWLITCDHATNVVPPFAGGGDLGLPRADMERHIAYDVGAYEVSKLLGEMLDAPVVASNFSRLVIDPNRGEDDPTLLMKLYDGTIIPANRHAGAAELKERLETCYRPYHRALARLAERPRTVIVSVHSFTRQLRGRPPRPWEIGILFPEGERFSPFVIEELNREDGLCVGVNEPYTGHLPGDAIETHATKPGRPNTLVELRNDLIAEHKGQHAWAERLARILPRALDASGL; this comes from the coding sequence ATGACATATACACCCTTTTTCGTGCACGGCGCCGACCGCCCCGCCCGCTGGCTGATCACCTGCGACCATGCGACCAATGTTGTGCCGCCCTTTGCCGGCGGCGGCGACCTGGGCCTCCCGCGCGCGGATATGGAGCGCCACATCGCCTATGACGTCGGCGCCTACGAGGTGTCGAAACTTCTGGGCGAGATGCTGGACGCTCCGGTGGTGGCCTCGAACTTCTCCCGCCTGGTGATCGACCCCAACCGCGGCGAGGATGATCCGACCCTGCTGATGAAGCTCTACGACGGCACCATCATCCCCGCCAACCGCCACGCGGGCGCGGCAGAGCTGAAGGAGCGGCTGGAAACCTGCTACCGCCCCTACCACCGCGCCTTGGCGCGGCTGGCGGAACGGCCGCGCACGGTGATCGTCTCGGTCCACAGCTTCACCCGCCAGCTGCGCGGCCGCCCGCCCCGGCCCTGGGAGATCGGCATCCTGTTCCCCGAGGGAGAGCGGTTCTCGCCCTTCGTGATTGAGGAACTGAACCGCGAGGACGGACTGTGTGTCGGCGTCAATGAGCCCTACACCGGCCACCTGCCCGGCGACGCGATTGAGACCCACGCCACCAAACCCGGCCGCCCCAACACGCTGGTCGAGCTGCGCAATGACCTGATTGCCGAACACAAGGGCCAGCACGCCTGGGCCGAGCGCCTGGCCCGCATCCTGCCCCGGGCGCTGGACGCCTCCGGTCTCTGA
- a CDS encoding DUF6868 family protein, whose protein sequence is MTQEALSAFFGWLTVLHIGLLTLSALLLMLMHDWAAGLHARLFGLAPADVSLTFYRWLGTYKILIFATALGPWLALQLI, encoded by the coding sequence ATGACCCAGGAAGCCCTCTCTGCCTTTTTCGGCTGGCTGACCGTGCTGCACATCGGCCTGCTCACCCTGTCCGCCCTCCTCCTCATGCTGATGCACGACTGGGCCGCCGGGCTGCACGCCCGCCTGTTCGGGCTGGCGCCCGCGGACGTCAGCCTCACTTTCTACCGCTGGCTTGGCACCTATAAGATCTTGATCTTCGCCACCGCGCTGGGGCCGTGGCTGGCGCTGCAGCTGATCTGA
- a CDS encoding DUF1244 domain-containing protein: MDKQTEIEIQAAAFRRLQKHLMEDRTDVQNIDLMNMAGFCRNCLARWYQEAANERGIEMDKTEAREIYYGMTMDEWKASYQTEASAEKQAAFEVAFKENVTDKQ, encoded by the coding sequence ATGGACAAGCAAACCGAGATCGAAATCCAGGCCGCCGCCTTCCGCCGCCTGCAAAAACACCTGATGGAAGACCGCACCGATGTGCAGAACATCGACCTGATGAACATGGCCGGCTTCTGCCGCAACTGCCTGGCGCGCTGGTACCAGGAAGCCGCCAATGAGCGCGGCATCGAGATGGACAAGACCGAGGCGCGCGAGATCTACTACGGCATGACCATGGATGAGTGGAAAGCCAGCTACCAGACCGAGGCCAGCGCCGAGAAACAGGCGGCCTTCGAGGTGGCGTTCAAGGAAAACGTGACCGACAAGCAGTAA
- a CDS encoding winged helix-turn-helix transcriptional regulator: protein MSNSASDSRETPPAVRRRALVPKEQCPMALAAEILGDRWTLLILREAFYGVCRYDDMREDLKAPRSTLTDRLNSLVAGGILERQPYQEAGDRVRQAYVLTEAGRGLALTFLALTQWGEAQVTGGAAPVGVVDRETGAPLRVALVDAEGAPIDPARAALRLRR, encoded by the coding sequence ATGTCAAACTCAGCCTCTGATTCCCGTGAAACCCCGCCCGCCGTCCGCCGCCGCGCCCTGGTGCCCAAGGAGCAGTGCCCGATGGCCTTGGCCGCCGAAATCCTTGGCGACCGCTGGACGCTGCTGATCCTGCGGGAAGCATTCTATGGCGTCTGCCGCTATGACGACATGCGCGAAGACCTGAAGGCGCCGCGATCGACGCTGACGGACCGGCTGAACAGTCTGGTGGCAGGGGGGATACTGGAGAGACAGCCCTATCAGGAGGCGGGCGACCGGGTGCGCCAGGCCTATGTGCTGACTGAGGCCGGGCGCGGATTGGCGCTGACCTTCCTGGCGCTGACGCAATGGGGGGAGGCGCAAGTGACCGGCGGCGCAGCGCCGGTCGGGGTGGTGGACCGCGAGACCGGCGCACCGCTGCGCGTGGCATTGGTGGATGCGGAGGGCGCGCCGATTGATCCTGCGCGCGCAGCGTTGCGGCTGAGGCGCTGA
- a CDS encoding dienelactone hydrolase family protein, translating to MTPHPMDQDDALEDFEPRRITLNNAEKTVHVCGKGPAVIVMAEMPGISPHVARFARWVRDAGFTVYMPSLFGRDGAVATAEDGAEVFRRACVSAEFRAFAGGGASPVTRWLRALARLAHGECGGPGTGAIGMCFTGNFALSMMLEPSMLAPVLAQPSLPLDAPAGLESPAGELAAVRERLEREDLTVLAYRFQGDAFCQAQRFAAYAGALGDRFDARTLPDSAAATEVPPFFAKHVPTPHSVVTAHLVDEAGHPTLQARDDILAFFRQRLTQGG from the coding sequence ATGACCCCGCACCCGATGGACCAGGATGACGCGCTCGAGGATTTCGAACCGCGCCGGATCACTCTCAACAATGCGGAAAAAACCGTGCATGTGTGCGGCAAGGGCCCGGCGGTAATCGTAATGGCGGAAATGCCCGGGATCAGCCCGCATGTGGCCCGCTTTGCCCGCTGGGTGCGCGATGCGGGCTTCACCGTCTATATGCCCTCGCTGTTCGGGCGCGACGGTGCTGTGGCCACGGCGGAGGACGGCGCAGAGGTGTTCCGCCGTGCATGCGTCAGTGCCGAGTTCCGCGCCTTTGCGGGCGGCGGCGCCAGCCCCGTCACCCGGTGGCTGCGGGCGCTGGCGCGGTTGGCTCATGGCGAATGCGGCGGCCCCGGCACCGGCGCCATCGGCATGTGCTTTACCGGCAATTTCGCCCTCTCGATGATGCTGGAACCCTCGATGCTGGCACCAGTCCTGGCGCAGCCCTCGCTGCCGCTGGACGCCCCCGCCGGTCTGGAAAGCCCGGCCGGGGAACTGGCTGCGGTGCGCGAGCGGCTGGAGCGTGAGGACCTCACCGTGCTCGCCTACCGGTTTCAGGGCGACGCCTTCTGCCAGGCGCAGCGGTTTGCGGCCTACGCCGGGGCGCTGGGGGACCGGTTCGACGCCCGAACCCTGCCGGACAGCGCTGCCGCCACAGAGGTTCCGCCGTTCTTTGCCAAGCATGTCCCCACCCCGCACAGCGTGGTCACCGCGCATCTGGTGGATGAGGCAGGCCACCCGACCCTGCAGGCGCGGGATGATATCCTGGCGTTCTTCAGGCAGCGGTTGACGCAGGGCGGCTAA
- a CDS encoding alpha/beta hydrolase family esterase, translating to MLSRIWRLLAAVLIAAPAAAAAQSAGCGGEIPCQVAGGEYRIALPAGWQGGPAVMFLHGYGSSGAKVIANTGLVKAFTGRGYAVIAPSGLPWRQGKPADWSVRDGWNTYPRNDLAFLRAVLADAAANAGVDPDRLLLSGFSRGGSMVWEVACLAPGFAAAYAAVSGGFWLPMTQECKGPVQLLHIHGFADTVVPLEGRAIPDSEAGIVQGDIWQGLQLWRRQNSCPSNAAGHEAAGGVWRKRWECKAGGLELILHQGGHGLPKGWSAMALDWFEGLER from the coding sequence ATGCTGAGCCGGATTTGGAGACTGCTGGCAGCGGTGCTGATTGCCGCGCCCGCGGCGGCAGCGGCACAATCGGCGGGGTGCGGCGGCGAAATCCCCTGTCAGGTCGCGGGCGGTGAATACCGCATTGCCTTGCCGGCGGGCTGGCAGGGCGGACCCGCCGTGATGTTTCTGCACGGCTACGGCAGCAGCGGCGCCAAGGTCATCGCGAACACCGGGCTGGTCAAGGCCTTCACCGGGCGCGGCTATGCGGTGATTGCCCCCAGCGGCCTGCCGTGGAGGCAGGGCAAGCCCGCGGACTGGTCCGTGCGCGACGGCTGGAACACCTATCCCCGCAATGACCTGGCCTTTCTGCGCGCGGTGCTGGCGGATGCTGCGGCGAATGCGGGCGTCGACCCGGACCGCCTGCTGCTGAGCGGGTTTTCCCGCGGCGGGTCGATGGTCTGGGAGGTGGCCTGCTTGGCGCCTGGCTTTGCCGCCGCCTATGCCGCGGTGTCGGGCGGGTTCTGGCTGCCGATGACGCAGGAGTGCAAGGGCCCGGTGCAGCTGCTGCATATCCATGGTTTTGCCGACACCGTCGTGCCGCTGGAAGGCCGCGCGATCCCGGACTCTGAGGCGGGGATCGTGCAGGGCGATATCTGGCAGGGGCTGCAGCTGTGGCGGCGGCAGAACAGCTGCCCCAGCAACGCCGCAGGCCATGAGGCCGCAGGCGGCGTCTGGCGCAAGCGCTGGGAGTGCAAGGCCGGCGGGCTGGAGCTGATCCTGCACCAAGGCGGCCATGGCCTGCCCAAGGGCTGGAGCGCCATGGCGCTGGACTGGTTCGAAGGCCTGGAGCGCTAA
- a CDS encoding D-amino-acid transaminase gives MTRTVYVNGEYLPEGEAKVSIFDRGFLFADAVYEVTSVLDGKLIDFEGHAVRLERSLKELDMTSPCSKEELLEIHRKLVELNGIEEGLVYLQVSRGSDGDRDFVFPSADTPPSLVLFTQNKPGLADSPAAQKGAKVISIEDIRWGRRDIKTVQLLYPSMGKMMAKKAGCDDAWLVEDGYVTEGTSNNAYYVKNGKIVTRPLSNDILHGITRAAVLRLAAEAQMEIEERLFTIEEAKEADEAFTTSASAFVMPVVEIDGVQLGDGTPGPIAKRLREIYLEESRKKAV, from the coding sequence ATGACCCGTACCGTTTATGTGAATGGCGAATACCTGCCCGAAGGTGAAGCCAAGGTTTCGATCTTTGACCGCGGCTTTCTGTTCGCCGATGCGGTTTATGAGGTGACCTCGGTTCTTGACGGCAAGCTGATCGACTTTGAAGGTCATGCCGTGCGCCTGGAGCGCTCCCTGAAAGAGCTGGACATGACCTCGCCCTGCTCCAAGGAGGAGCTGTTGGAGATCCACCGAAAGCTGGTGGAGCTGAACGGCATCGAAGAGGGCCTGGTGTACCTGCAGGTCTCCCGCGGCTCCGACGGCGACCGGGATTTTGTGTTTCCCTCCGCGGACACCCCGCCGTCGCTGGTGCTGTTCACCCAGAACAAGCCGGGCCTGGCCGACAGCCCGGCCGCGCAAAAGGGCGCCAAGGTGATTTCGATCGAGGACATCCGCTGGGGCCGCCGCGACATCAAGACGGTGCAGCTTCTGTACCCCTCGATGGGCAAGATGATGGCCAAGAAGGCGGGCTGCGATGACGCCTGGCTGGTCGAGGACGGCTATGTGACCGAGGGGACCTCCAACAACGCCTATTACGTCAAGAACGGCAAGATCGTGACCCGGCCGCTCAGCAACGACATCCTGCACGGCATCACCCGCGCCGCGGTGCTGCGGCTGGCGGCGGAAGCGCAGATGGAGATCGAAGAGCGCCTGTTCACCATCGAGGAGGCCAAGGAAGCCGATGAGGCCTTCACCACCTCCGCCAGCGCCTTTGTGATGCCGGTGGTGGAGATCGACGGCGTGCAGCTGGGCGACGGCACTCCGGGCCCTATCGCGAAGCGCCTGCGCGAGATCTACCTGGAAGAAAGCCGCAAGAAAGCCGTCTGA
- the dgcA gene encoding N-acetyl-D-Glu racemase DgcA, translated as MNITVTPDVFKLAQVFTISRGSRTEAKVLTVRVEKDGVTGWGECVPYARYNETLESVAAEIEGLPADFTREELQSLLPAGAARNAVDCALWDLEAKQAGKRVWELAGLPEPGPEITAYTLSLDTPEKMQAQAAENAHRPLLKIKLGTPDDMPRLEAVRAGAPEAKIIIDANEGWSAEVYAELAPHLLRLGVELVEQPLPAGEDEALIGMARPVPVCADESCHDRDSLPGLKGKYDVVNIKLDKTGGLTEALKLREAALAEGYQVMVGCMVGSSLAMAPATLVAQGAAVTDLDGPLLLAEDREEPLTFDAEGVHPPKAALWG; from the coding sequence ATGAACATCACCGTCACCCCGGACGTCTTCAAACTGGCGCAGGTCTTCACCATCTCGCGCGGCTCGCGCACCGAGGCCAAGGTGCTGACCGTGCGGGTAGAGAAGGACGGCGTCACCGGCTGGGGCGAATGCGTGCCCTATGCCCGCTACAACGAGACGCTGGAGAGCGTGGCCGCCGAGATCGAGGGGCTGCCCGCCGATTTCACCCGCGAGGAGCTGCAATCGCTTCTGCCTGCCGGGGCCGCCCGCAACGCGGTCGATTGCGCGCTGTGGGATCTGGAGGCGAAACAGGCCGGGAAGCGGGTCTGGGAGCTGGCGGGCTTGCCGGAGCCGGGGCCTGAGATCACCGCCTACACGCTGTCGCTCGATACCCCTGAGAAGATGCAGGCGCAGGCGGCGGAGAACGCCCACCGGCCGCTGTTGAAGATAAAGCTCGGCACTCCCGATGACATGCCGCGCCTGGAGGCAGTGCGCGCCGGTGCGCCGGAGGCGAAGATCATCATTGACGCCAATGAGGGCTGGTCGGCTGAGGTTTACGCTGAGCTGGCGCCGCATCTGCTGCGCCTCGGCGTGGAACTGGTGGAGCAGCCGCTGCCCGCGGGCGAGGATGAGGCCCTGATCGGGATGGCGCGCCCGGTGCCGGTCTGCGCGGACGAAAGCTGCCATGACCGTGACAGTCTGCCCGGCCTCAAGGGTAAATACGACGTGGTCAACATCAAGCTGGACAAGACCGGCGGTCTCACCGAGGCGCTGAAGCTGCGCGAGGCGGCGCTCGCCGAGGGCTATCAGGTGATGGTCGGCTGCATGGTCGGATCCTCGCTGGCGATGGCGCCCGCGACGCTTGTGGCGCAGGGTGCGGCGGTAACGGATCTTGACGGCCCGCTCTTGCTGGCCGAAGACCGCGAGGAACCTTTGACATTTGACGCTGAGGGCGTGCATCCGCCCAAGGCTGCCCTGTGGGGTTGA
- the dgcN gene encoding N-acetyltransferase DgcN has translation MIETPYLLFLGDAPDMLAAKVAIGIRDWRPDHAVGQISLPGCGADLGLKEMTLAEAKEAGAKTLVIGVANRGGVISPAWKEVLIAALEMGYDLASGLHNLLRDEGDLVAAAQTHGGTLHDVRVPTVGYPIANGKNRTGKRCLAVGTDCSVGKMYTALAMDAEMQKRGMKSTFRATGQTGILITGHGVPLDAVIADFMAGAIEYLTPDNDDDHWDLIEGQGSLFHISYSGVTMALVHGGQPDALILCHEPTRTHMRGLPDYDVPTLEELREVALPLAQRANPACKVVGVSVNTQHLSEDEAVKYLSEVEERMGLPAVDPYRHGAGRLVDALAAV, from the coding sequence ATGATCGAAACCCCTTATCTGCTGTTCCTGGGCGATGCGCCCGACATGCTGGCCGCCAAAGTTGCCATCGGCATCCGTGACTGGCGCCCCGACCACGCCGTTGGCCAGATCTCCCTGCCGGGCTGCGGCGCGGACCTGGGCCTAAAGGAAATGACCCTGGCCGAGGCAAAGGAAGCCGGCGCCAAGACCCTGGTGATCGGCGTCGCCAACCGCGGCGGCGTGATCTCGCCCGCGTGGAAAGAGGTGCTGATCGCGGCGCTGGAGATGGGGTATGACCTGGCGTCCGGCCTGCACAACCTGCTGCGCGACGAAGGCGACCTGGTGGCCGCGGCCCAGACCCACGGCGGCACCCTGCACGACGTGCGCGTGCCCACCGTCGGCTATCCGATTGCCAACGGCAAGAACCGCACCGGCAAGCGCTGCCTGGCAGTTGGCACCGACTGCTCGGTCGGCAAGATGTACACCGCTCTGGCGATGGACGCGGAAATGCAGAAGCGCGGCATGAAGTCGACCTTCCGCGCCACCGGCCAGACCGGCATCCTGATCACCGGCCACGGCGTGCCGCTGGACGCGGTCATCGCCGACTTCATGGCAGGGGCGATCGAATACCTGACCCCGGACAACGACGACGACCACTGGGATCTGATCGAGGGCCAGGGCTCGCTGTTCCATATCTCCTACTCGGGCGTCACTATGGCGCTGGTGCACGGCGGCCAGCCGGACGCGCTGATCCTGTGCCACGAGCCGACCCGCACCCATATGCGCGGCCTGCCGGACTATGACGTGCCAACCCTGGAGGAGCTGCGCGAGGTAGCCCTGCCGCTGGCGCAACGCGCCAACCCGGCCTGCAAGGTGGTTGGCGTCTCGGTCAACACCCAGCATCTGTCCGAGGACGAGGCAGTGAAATACCTCTCTGAGGTCGAAGAGCGCATGGGCCTGCCCGCCGTCGATCCCTACCGCCACGGCGCCGGCCGCCTGGTGGACGCGCTGGCCGCGGTCTGA
- a CDS encoding L-malyl-CoA/beta-methylmalyl-CoA lyase has translation MSFRIQPAAPARPNRCQLFGPGSKVKLFEKMAASAADVINLDLEDSVAPSDKDQARANVIEAINNVDWGNKYLSVRINGLDTPYWYRDVVDILEQAGDRLDQIMIPKVGCAEDVYAVDALVTAIERAKGRTKPVSFEVIIESAAGIAHVEEIAKSSPRLQAMSLGAADFAASMGMQTTGIGGTQENYYMIREGQKHWSDPWHWAQAAIVAACRTHGILPVDGPFGDFSDEEGYIAQAKRSATLGMVGKWAIHPSQIALANQVFTPSEEAVAEAREILAAMEEAKASGAGATVYKGRLVDIASIKQAEVIVAQAELIAGS, from the coding sequence ATGAGCTTCCGCATCCAGCCCGCCGCCCCGGCGCGCCCCAACCGCTGCCAGCTGTTCGGCCCCGGCTCCAAAGTGAAGCTGTTCGAAAAGATGGCGGCCTCGGCGGCGGATGTCATCAACCTCGACCTGGAGGATTCGGTGGCGCCCAGCGACAAGGATCAGGCCCGCGCCAATGTGATCGAGGCGATCAACAACGTGGACTGGGGCAACAAGTACCTGTCGGTGCGGATCAACGGGCTCGACACGCCCTACTGGTACCGGGACGTGGTGGACATTCTGGAGCAGGCCGGCGACCGGCTTGACCAGATCATGATCCCCAAGGTGGGCTGCGCCGAGGATGTTTATGCTGTGGACGCGCTGGTCACTGCGATTGAACGCGCCAAGGGCCGCACCAAGCCGGTGTCCTTTGAGGTGATCATCGAATCCGCGGCAGGCATCGCCCATGTGGAAGAGATCGCCAAATCCTCCCCCCGCCTGCAGGCGATGAGCCTGGGCGCTGCGGATTTCGCCGCCTCGATGGGAATGCAGACCACCGGCATCGGCGGCACCCAGGAGAACTATTACATGATCCGCGAGGGCCAGAAGCATTGGTCCGATCCCTGGCATTGGGCCCAGGCCGCGATTGTTGCCGCCTGCCGCACCCACGGCATCCTGCCGGTGGACGGCCCGTTCGGCGATTTCTCCGACGAGGAAGGCTATATCGCCCAGGCCAAGCGTTCGGCGACGCTGGGCATGGTCGGCAAATGGGCGATTCACCCCAGCCAGATCGCGCTGGCCAATCAGGTGTTCACCCCGTCCGAGGAAGCGGTGGCAGAAGCCCGCGAGATCCTGGCGGCGATGGAAGAGGCCAAGGCGTCGGGTGCCGGCGCTACCGTCTACAAGGGCCGTCTTGTCGATATCGCCTCGATCAAGCAGGCTGAGGTGATTGTGGCGCAGGCCGAGCTGATCGCGGGCAGCTGA